The Juglans regia cultivar Chandler chromosome 16, Walnut 2.0, whole genome shotgun sequence nucleotide sequence TCCTCAGCTGATTCCGCCACATCTTCCATCCGCACTTTGCAACGCTTGGTCCAGAGTTTCCATGTTCAAATGGAAGGGATTATACCAATAAGCTGCCCCATTGTTGACGATTTTGTTGCCTTGGTAAACCAAGCTTTGACTGTGTCCCGCCAGCTCCTAGTTGGTACATGATTCATTCCTACGAACGCCACACATCTCGACCAAATGAGTTGAGCTACTTCTCCTGTCGCAAGCACATGGCTTTGATCCTCATATGCCCTTTGAGCGAAATAGTTGCACCGCGATACCACTGGGATTCCAACTTTCCGAATTTTGTCATCCACACTTAGAGCATTGTTCATAGCCTTCCACATGGTTGTCACAATATTGTTTGGTAGACTTGCATGCCATATCCAGGCAGCCCATGTTTGTTTTGAGGTTTTAACACGAATACACTCAAAAGCACTTCGGGTGGAGAATTTCCCATCCTCCTTGATAGTCCACACCAAAATGTCCTCCCCTTCCTTTCTTTTACTGAACAGATTTGTTATTTCCTCTGCTTTTACCGACCCCACTAGACTGTTAAGCATGTCTAAATCACAACCCGACTCCAAGAAACATTCCTTCACTTGAAGCCTATGGGAGCCGTTAATAGGTAGAAGCTTCCCAAGTGCATCCTCGCTCAACCACTTATCATTCCAGAAGGACAACTCCCCATTTTTTACTTTCCATTTTGAATGTTCAATGATACCTGACATGCTTTTAATaaccattttccaaaattttgtgCCTTTTGTTTGATTCACCAGAGATATATGGTTTTACTTCACATATTTTGCTTTGAAGAACCTTGACCATTGGGAATTCTCCGTTAGAATCTTCCAAGCGAATTTCATGTGTAGTTCTTTCTGAGTTTCAGCAATGTTACGAATCCCAGCTTCACCTTCTTGCACGGGTTTACACCTCCCATCCCAAGCTCTCCAATGTTTCTTTGGTTTGCCTTCCTTCATCCCCCAAAAGAAATTTCCAAAGCATCTATTAAGAGATACTATAACCGATTTTGGCACTTGCAAAATGGAGAGTAAATGGATAGGAATGCTGCCAAGGACATGCTTAATAAGAAGAAGTCTCGCCCCGTTGGAGAGGAGTCTTGCCTTCCAACCATCAATCCTCTCCTGAATCTTTCCAACTACTTCATCCAAGTGAACCAATTTTAGTCTTCCACAAATAATTGGAACACccacatatttaaaaggaaggGTTTCCTCATAGAAACCGGTAATACGAAGCAGGGATCTTTTTCTAGCAGCCGTGATATGCTTTGAAAATATGATAGAGGACTTGTCTTTATTCACCTTCTGGCCAAACCATGTTTCATATATCTCCAACGTTCTAGCAATGGCTCTTACTGATGCTTTGCTACCATTTACAAAGAGCACAATATCATTTGCATACAAAAGGTGGGAGATAAGCGGTGCATCGCGCGGGTGGTGGAAAGgcgttattttttttctcctcgaattctttttttaagagCCTGGAAAAGACTTCTTCCATCACGATAAAGAGGTACGGGGAAAATGATCCCCTTGACGTAAGCCCCAACCTCTTTGGAAGAAACCTTTTGGAGTTCCACTCATTACCACTAAGAATCATGGCGAAGAAATACATTGTTTGAAGATGACATATATGTTCAAAACAACCAAAAGCAGATAAAACGTGATGTAACAAATTCCAACCAACACTA carries:
- the LOC108995691 gene encoding uncharacterized protein LOC108995691; translated protein: MARRQPSVTFILGRSIFENISLTQEMIHSINKPARGGNVVLKLDMAKAYDSVGWNLLHHVLSAFGCFEHICHLQTMYFFAMILSGNEWNSKSKASVRAIARTLEIYETWFGQKVNKDKSSIIFSKHITAARKRSLLRITGFYEETLPFKYVGVPIICGRLKLVHLDEVVGKIQERIDGWKARLLSNGARLLLIKHVLGSIPIHLLSILQVPKSVIVSLNRCFGNFFWGMKEGKPKKHWRAWDGRCKPVQEGEAGIRNIAETQKELHMKFAWKILTENSQWSRFFKAKYVK